Below is a genomic region from Candidatus Amarolinea dominans.
TCCTGCGCGGTTCCCTTGTCCCACAGATCGTTGATTTCGCGCGCGCTGAGCAGCCGCGCGAGCGTGGTGGGGATGAAGGTGATGCGACGCAGGCGCCGGCTGGGGATCGGTTGCGGCAAGCGCCACAGCGGCCCCAACTCGATGCGGTAGTATTCGTCGTGCGCACGCGGGTGCTGCGGCTCGCGGGCAGCAGTCCACGCGGCGGGCGATGCTGACGCCGCACGGCTGCCAGGGTCGCAATTTGCCAGCGGTCGGCCGGGGCAAAGGCGCCGGTCTGGTAAAACGCCAGGTAGTCGGCGCCCATCTGTGCCGACGCGCGGGCCACCGGCACCCGGTACCACCCTTCTTCAGCGGCCCGCGTCAAGTCGGCGGGCGTCGGCAGCACGGCCACCAGCGCGCGCTGATGACCCGGCGCGGTAAATCGTCCAGGTTGAGCGCGAAACAGGCATGGGTACCTCCTGGTGATCGGTCCTCTAGCTTTCGATCCAGCCTCGTACGTCTGGGGCAACTGCTCCAGATCGGCGCGCAGGCGCAGCAGCGCCAGGTCACGGCCGCGGGCTTCCAGCATGATATCGAAATCGGGCAGCCCGAACGCCCTGGCCCGTCGCAGCCAGTCCACAAACTCGAACGGATTGACATAATCGGCATGTTGCGTCCAGCGCGGCGCGGCCAGCAGACGGCGCGGCCCGCCCGGCTCAGGGGCGGTCAGCACGTTGAACGCGGTGCGCGGGGAGGCGAAGTGAACCTTGGGCCGCACCCCGCGCGGCCAGGTGCTGAGCGCCAGGGCCAGGCCTCGAATTCGTCCAGGCCATCCGGGTTGAAGACCAGGTGATGCAGGCGGTCGAAGACCAGCGCACGCCCGTCTGGCGGTGTATCCAGAGCACGTCGCTGAGGCCAAAGCGGTCATCATTCTCCAGCGCCATCCGCGCCTGCACCGCCGGCGGCAGGCGCGCGAAGTTGCGGCAAAACTGCGCCTGCGCCGCGGCCTTGTCGCCGCAGACGCCGCCGGTGTGGACAACCACCACGCCCTCCCCTTGCGCCCAGGCGATCGAGCAGGCCGGCCAGGCCGCGCAGGTGGGCCAGGCTGGTGTCCGTCAGCGTGGCATCCGCGTTGTCGAGGATGACGCTGGCCTCAGCGTGGATCGGTGAAACGCGGTCACGGCGCAACAGGTCGGCCGTGTGGGCCAGCTCAGCCTGGCACTGATCAACCTGCGCCGTCAGTTCAGGATGCCGGGGAAAGGCCAGGTGCGGCGCCAGGCGGCTGGAGAGGCGATAGAAGCGGATGTGCATCTGCGCCAGATAGCGCAGAATGTCGCGCAGATAGGTCAGGCTCTCACACTGAGGTGCGGGCCTGATCCGTCTGGCGCCTGGGGAGAACGGCTGTCATAGGCACGTAAACCGGGGCGCCCCTGCACGGCAACCGGGAAGCCAAGATGCATTGGGCCTTCTCACAGATTCAGAAAGATCGGCGGCGGATTCAGGCCAGCGCCAGTGCGGGTGCGCGGCAAACTGCCCCATGAGCACCAAGCCGATGCGCGCCAGCGCCCAGTCAATCTCCGCCTGGGTGATGACCAGGGGCGGTGAAAGCGGATGACATGCTCGTGCGTCTCTTTGCACAACAGGCCCTCGCGCATGAGGCTTCGCAGAAGCTTGGCGAAAACGCGCGCCGACAACCTCTGGCTTCAGCTCGACGCCGATGAACAGCCCCTGCCACTTCCTGCACGAAGGGACTGGCGATGCGCGCAACTTCTCCTGGAAATAGGCGCCCAGCCGGGCCGAGTTTTCGATCAAATCTTCTTCCACCAGCACCTTCACGGCCTACGCGGGCCACCGCGCAGGCCAACGGGTTGCCGCCATAAGGTGCTGCCATGTTCACTCAGGGCGAAAGACACTCAGGATGTCGGCTGAAACCTGCACAGCCCGATACCGGATAACAACCGCCGGACAGCGCCTTGCCGATAATCATCACGTCAGGCTTGACGTTTTCACAATCACGGGCAAAGAGCTTGCCACTGCGCCCCAGGCCGGAACTGAATCTCATCGGCGATGAACAGGACCTCATGCTACTCCGCACAGGGCTTTGGCCCGTTTGAGATAACCGGCCGGTGGAATATGAACACCGCTCTCGCCCTGAATCGCCCGACCAGGAAGGCGACGGTGTTGGCGCTGGGCACCGGAGCCCAGGCTGCGCAAATCATGGGCGTCACCGCCGGGCGTGAAGGGGCCAACCGACCCAGTACTGCGGCTCAGTGGAAAGCTGATAATGCTGATGGTGCGGCCGTGAAAGTTGTCGGCGCAGACGATGATTTCCAGCCTGGTCTTCCGGCACGTCACGGCGCTGATAGCCCCATTTGCGCGCCATCTTGACCGCGGTCTCGACCGCTTCGGCGCCAGTGTTCATCAATAGCGCCGTCTCATAGCCAGTCAGGGTACACAGGTCTTGCAGGAACAGGCCCTCTGGTCGTTGCGGAACGCGGCGCAGGGTCAACGTCGGTGTCTGCGCCTGGGCGATGAGGCCTGCACGATGCGGGTGGCAGTGCCCCTGGTTGACCGCCGAATAGGCGCTGAGGCAGTCAGGTAGCGCGAACCCCTTCGACATCGGTGACCCAAACGCCTGGCCTGGGCGATGACCACATCGAGGGGCTTGTAGTGTGTGAGCGAAATAGGTTTCATCGAGGTGAATGTAATCTTGTGTGAGCATCTAATAGTGTTCTCTTCCTTGAGATAGACTGAAATCGGCTGTGATTTCAACGATTCTTTCTTACAGCTCACCCCTGACGCCGCAGCGCCGGGCCGAACGGAACTCGATTGTAACCACAGCGGTTGGTTTGCAGTCTAACCGATTGGCCGCGGCCTGACACTGACAGGCGTCAAGTGCGCCGATCAATCAACCGATCAAGAACCAACACCCTGGCCTTGTGGGCACGGGGCGCTACTGACAAGCCACCACGACCTGCGCCTGCGCCTCGTCTTTCCGATGGCAACTACGACGAATACCGCATGCCCGGCATCGTGGTCGTCAGGTAACTATTCAGGCAACCCGCGACCACGCAATGCCAGTCCGGCCAGCTGAAGCGGTGAAGCTCGCGCCTGGTGGGCGTGCCGCCAGACGTCCACCTGCGTGGGCACAATGCCGGTCAGCGCAGGCCGACCTGCGGCGGAACGCCCTTTCGCCCCGAATTCATTCGGCGAGAAGGAAACGATGGCCTTCTGCACAGAAACGGGTGGTCACCTCAGCGAAACCGTCGCCTACGATCATGTTGATTTCACTGCACGCCGAAATCCGCCAGGTAGATGCCCGGCTCGATGGAAAAGCCGACGCCGGGGATCAGCTTGCGCTCATCGTGCGTCACCAGTTTGTCCATGTTGACGCCGTTGCCGTGTCCCGTTGGTGTCAATGCTGTAGCCCGGTGCGATGGAAAGCCCCGCCATAGCCGGCCTGCCTGAATGACGGCCGCGCGGCATCGTCCACCTCAAACCCCTGCACGCCCTGCCCGCGGCCAAACGCTGCTGAATGAACTGCACCGCGGCATCGCGCCACCGCGACGATGTCGAAAACCTGGCGCTGCTCGGCGGGCGCCTCAGCACAAGCAAAGGCCACCAGGTGATGTCGGCAAACACCGCGCCGGGCTGATCGAGCTTGGCCCACAGATCGAGTAAGACAAATCGCCGGGCTTGAGAAAGAACTGGCGCTGCGTGGTCGGCGCGTAATGCTGGATCGCCGCTGCATGTTGATGCCCACAATGGGCGGGTGGTCAGTGATCAAGCCCTCCTCAGCGAAACGGCGCATGACAAACTGTTGGCCCTCGGCTTCGCCGGGAGAACGCCCGCGCGCAGTTCCGCGGTCATCCAGGCAAAACATTCGTCCCGATCTGATCGAGCGGGCGGGCGGCCACACGGTGCTGCGCCAACTGCGCGGGCGTCCGCGCCTGCACCCACTGCACCAGGTCGACGAAGAGACCACTTCCACGCCCAGGCTGCGAATCAGATCAATGGTGCCGGCGTCCACGCGTGCCACGTAGGGGATAGCGCCGCCAGACTGGGAAATTCCATGGCGATGCGTTGAGTATGGCCGAGCAAGTCCTGGATCCGCAGGTCGTTGTTGCCAGGTCACGTAGGTGTAGACACGGGCGCCGGAGCCGGTAAAAGGGCCAAGCTTCGATGCGATGAACAGGCCAGGTGGCTTTGCCGCAGGCTGGAATCCAGTAGACTGAGCGCCGGCTGAAGACTCCTTCCTCTGGCATTGCGGCCACCTGGCGGGCAATGGGGTTCATACCGCGAAAATCAAGAGGGGCCAGCCATCGAGGCCGGCTTGCTGTAGTCTTGCTGAATTTCCACAAGGTTTGTCGGTTCATCCTACTATCCATACTATGGTTCGTGTCCGAGCGAGATATTATTCTTGCTTGGGAACGACGGCCCGTTGACAGAAGGTCTTGAGGCGCCGTTCCAGGTCGCGCCGTTCGAGGAGAACTTTGTGCTGGCAGGTGAGACGGCGGATGCCAATATCCGCGCCCAGGCGCACCGCCTCCCAATCACAACCACCGCACGGATGCGGCTTGCGCAAGCAGACGATATCACCCAGGAAGGTTCGAGGCAACATGTTCCTCAGAACCCCAAGTCCTCTTAGCCGATACTGGGCATCAGATGGCTTGTCATGGAAGATCTACTCTCCTTCCAACGACTTCACGTTCGTCCGGAGAAATATCGCCAGTGCCGTTGCTTGTCGTTGTGGTGCGATTCGCGATACAAACCCTGCTTTTCAATCAGCCACGACGTACCTGGGACGGCTTTTAGCTTTCGGCATCCCAGTTGCATCATAAAGAATGAGTCCATCAAGTGCAATATCCGAGATACAGGCTCGGCAACCGTGCAATGAACTCTTCCGGGTGTTGCAGTCACTGCCGCGCCTCGCCAGGATACCGGTAAATATTTTTCAACCACAGATGACTTGCCCAACGTTTTTGCGACAGTCGCGCGCGATGACCAACAAATCCCAATCGCTATCCCGCATGAGCATCGCCGCGCTGCGCGCGATCCAAATAATTACGATACTGATCAGGCGCTCGCCCATCAGCCTGTAAAGCCGCGACGGAACTCCGCCAACGGCAAGCGATCTCCTTAGAGTCAACGTTTTGGGTCATACGATTCCTCCTCACGCTGCAGATTATACACCGATCATCCCATGTGCCCAAAGTCACGAGTTGGGGACTCATGCAGCCACTCGTTCGTAAGACACAGCCACTTTGCACTTTGCACTTTGCACTTTGCACTTCTGCCCTCCCTCTGTACTTTGCGCGGCGTGTGCGGTATAATTCAGGCATAGCGGCCAGATGATATTCCGCCGCTGATGTGAGTCTCCCCACCGGAGACATCTATGCGACAATCGTCGTGGCGCCAGCGTTTTACTCCTGGCTTTCTGGCTTCCTGGTCACGCTGACCATCTTCAGCGGAGGGCGCTCAACCTACGCCCAGACGCCGACCGTGGAAGTGCTGACCTTCCGCGGCCCGGTAACGCCGGTCCCGGTCAGCTATCTGGAGCGCAGCATTGCCGCAGGCGCAGGCTAACGGCCAGGCGGTGATCACTGCAACTCGATACGCCGGGCGGCAGTGTGGCCTGATGCAGGACATCGTGCAGTTATTGTTGAAGTCTGATGTGCCGGTTGTGGTTTACGTTTCTCGGGCGGCGCTCATGCTGCAGCTCCGCTGGCACGCTGATCACGCTGGCGGCGCATGTGACCGCGGCGCCGGGCAGCGGCATCGGAGCAGCCAGCCCGTGGGCCGAAGGCGGCGCCGATTGCCGGAACACCATCAGAGCAAGCTGGTCAACATCCTGTCCAGCCGATGCGGAAAACCTGCTCCAAGCAGCTGGGGAGAAGGCGGTTGGTGCGCGCAGGCCGTGGAAGAGGCCGCGCGGCCACGGCCGATGGACCAAAGATTTGGGCGCCGATCCGGTTTCATCGCCCGTGACCTGGATGACCTGCTGGCGCAGATGAATGGTTTTCACAGTGACGGTCAACGACCACAACAGAACTTCAGACGGAAGCGGTGCAAATCAACAAGGTGCCATTCAGGCTGCTCGGGGAACCTGCTGAACGCCGTGCGGACCAGAACCATTACCAACCATTCTGTTGACCTCAGGACTCAACGCCTTGCTATATGAACTCTCCAGCCCCGGCGGTGTGCGGCTGGTGTCGTTGGCGTCATTGCGCTGCTGCTGGCCTTCTATGGCCTGGAAACGCTGGAGGCGAACTGGGTCGGCCTGGGGTTCCATCATCCTGGCCTTCGCCCTCTTCATTCTGGACATCAAGCACCCACCACGCTGCTGACCCTGGGGGCGTGACTTCATTGTCGTAGGAGCAGGTATCTTGTTCAATACACCTTACACG
It encodes:
- a CDS encoding DUF951 domain-containing protein; this translates as MLPRTFLGDIVCLRKPHPCGGCDWEAVRLGADIGIRRLTCQHKVLLERRDLERRLKTFCQRAVVPKQE